The Vicia villosa cultivar HV-30 ecotype Madison, WI unplaced genomic scaffold, Vvil1.0 ctg.000244F_1_1_2_unsc, whole genome shotgun sequence genome includes the window GTTGTACTCATGTGTATTAGAATGCACTTCTGTTTCATTTGAGGCTGAGAATTTAGTTTTTGTACCCTTTTCTCTTTTTTGATTGTAATActattatactttttttttttctcttttccaatTCTCATAATTGTCTGGCATTTTTCATTATAGTTTGTTCACAATTTTCCTCTTAGCCTTCTAAAAGGCtgaaattttgaatatttttactcTTGTTTTCCATGAGTTTTTGTTGTGTTGATTGTACAAGCATGAATCCTAATAGTGGGTTAAGTCACTGGAACtgtttctgttattttatttgtttaattaagttTATAGATCAATTTGTATGTCTCAAATGAACACATTTTATACTTAGATATATAGAAAACAAAGATATGTTAAACACAGTTTATAGATCAATTTTATACAATTTATTCAACCAAAAATCGTTAAAGAAgacttgaagaaaaaaaaaattgctaGACTTATGCTATGTTATCTTTAAACATGTAAACACTAAACTTGagattgtttgatttttttacattttaattagatttttcatagtttttagaacaatttttataagtattttttaacaaattttactttaaaatattacatatattcatAAAtagatgtataaaataaaaccatcaataattagaattagtagaattaacttaaaaaataacgGATTTTGACGGGGTGGCagattttggcggggcgggctatggCGGACGGCGGGCTTAAAATGTCAACCCAACccaccattttttggcgggtgcacgGGCTGGTCCGGCGGGCCACGATCCGTTTTGTCACCCCTATTATAGTTCATACACCAACACTATCTAATATTGACTTTTCTAATCTTATCATGCCTAGTCTTACACACATCCAACCAAACATCTTCACTCTACTCCACTTTATTTTCGTGCTAATTCTTAACCGCCTAACATTATGTCTCTACAACATCACAAGTTTTATTGTAGTTGATAAAAAATTCTCTTCAGCCTGAGCAGTCTCTTATCACATATAAGTGCTAAAGCCCTCCTCCATTTCATCTGTTCAATTTAAATTTGATAGTTTACAACTCTTCTATTTTCCCATCGTTTTGTTTTGTATTACGGACCAGAGATAGCTATATACAAACTACATGACTCGTAAATAGTATCCAAGTTTCTCCTTTGAAAGATGATTTTAAAACCAAGATAAATTGAGTCTAAAATTCCAATCTCACTGGTCTAAGGTTAGGGTCAgccttatattaatatattaatatattgtaCATGTGAGGGTTTAGAGGAATCTAGGAAACAGGTTGTTATAAAGGGATCAATTTCTTTCATCACTGGTTCACAGAAACAGAAAGAGGCTATGAAAAATATGCTGTATAGTTCTAAATAACATTGCTCTATTTCTTGATAGAAAACCTCATTAAATTTTATAACATTTCATATATCTAAACTCTAAAGAACAAAATAAGACAGCAATTATATAAGAATGAAAATTCAAAACTAGAGAAGATTTCCTAGTTTACATTCTGCTGTCAATTGAAAAACCATCAAGTTTCAACATGAAAGTTTATAACATTTACAAAATGTTGAACATCTGTTAACTTTATCATGCAAGAAAACCAAGCCATTCTCCATTCTTCTTAGCCAACCTGATCAAACCTTGTCTCTGCTTTGCATCTGCTCCTATTGATTTGCAGAATTCTGTAATTACCTAACATTTCAAAACATCAAAGGTAAGTACAATTTTTTGTTGTTGCATGCtttaatcaattttatatatTCACATAAAGTGGCTACCAAACATTTTCAAACTATCTTCCACACAATTCTCAATATCTTATCATATGTTACACAACTAGTACTTTCTGATTGGTCTTTCATTGTTGTTTTCATGACCACCACACAACCGCGATTGCAGCCTTATCAACTGCATTTGACTGCAATTCTCAACAATTAGAACGCGGGCGGGTGACTATTACCATGACCTCAATTTAAAACCATCTCTAATCCTAACCCACAAGAGTTGGCTTGTTGGTGAAAGATTGAGTCCTGAGAGTGTGCTTATCTCAAAGTCTCATGTTcatgttgggatagttcatacaGAACTTTGTTATGATTTTAAATGAATTTCGTTATTGAACAGTAAGATTGGTCCCTTTGTATTAGTCGGTCTCAAATCCGgatatcaaattttcaaaaaatatataaaaacaattctctaatcctttaattttaatcttctaTTTGTCTTAATTTTCCtataaagttgtttttcaaatCCATTTTCCTTTCATCAAAATCCTCCAATCTAATTAACCCAGTTTTCAAACAGATAAACCTCATATAATCCGAATCCAAGAAACAATTTCCTAAGTTGTAACACAATTTTCAACACCACAACCCAAAATCTTTAAGATATAAACTAAAATTTACACAAGCAACTattactaataatatttaataagatTCACCTGAGAGTGTAAAGCAATGGCTTTGCCTCTAAGCTGATTGAAACGTTTCTTCCCAACAATATTCCGAGTAACAACAACAATTGGAGCAAACACACCTTTTCCATCATTAACATTCTTCATCATAGGTTGCAACCTCATTGGTTTACTACCTCTTCCAATTCGAACTTGTGATGAAACTGACTTAGCCAACATAGAATAATCTTCACCAACTATAGAATTTCCCCAACTTCCATAGAATGAGGAACCAACACACCCTGTTGCAGAAATTGAAGTAGCCATTTTGGTTACTATGATGTTTTTTGTTTGTGTGAATATAAAAGTAGAAGGGCTGTTTGTTTTAGGTTGTTAGAAACATTAGCTTGAATGCATGGTTTATAATATTTGTATGTGAAGGAAGGGATATTTGGGTGTAAAATGGAGAACCAGTGGTTTAGAATTGGACTAGAGTGTGAATCACAGCTTAGAAGGATTTGGAGCCACATATATTGATGGCtttgatttttagtttttttttttttttttttataattaaaagtatataacACAAGTATGACTTGTATAGTGTAACATTGAGGTTGTGGTCCCAAGATTACTTGGAGGAAATCTGAAACTTCAGTTCTAGTAGGTTAGTTGTATTTCTAGGGCCATCCATTAATCCAACAATTAACTcttgaatttttaagtgaataaaaaaatttggttctcatttttgtgTGTGCAAAGCTTGGTTATATGAATGTCTATC containing:
- the LOC131625818 gene encoding protein PROTON GRADIENT REGULATION 5, chloroplastic; this encodes MATSISATGCVGSSFYGSWGNSIVGEDYSMLAKSVSSQVRIGRGSKPMRLQPMMKNVNDGKGVFAPIVVVTRNIVGKKRFNQLRGKAIALHSQVITEFCKSIGADAKQRQGLIRLAKKNGEWLGFLA